The DNA region AGAGCAGGAGGCGCGGAAGCTCTGCGGCCGGCATGTAACGAAGCCCGGTGGCGACGTGCCGGGGCTCGTGGCCTGGTGGACCTTCGACGAGGCGGATGACAGCCCCGTGGCCCTGGACTACTCCGGCCATGGCCTGGGCGGCATGGTGACGAAGGCGACCCACGCCCCCGGCCACGTCGGCCAGGCCCTGGTCTGCGAGGGCGGCAGCGTCACCGTCCCGCCCCACCCGGCGCTGTCGCTGGCGGCGCTGACGGTCGAGTGCTGGGTGAAGACCGACGTGCCGGGCCAGAGCGACAAGTGGATCGTGAACCACATCTTCAGCGGGGGCACGAACACGGGCTACCGGCTGGGGCTGTCGGGCGGCAAGCCGTGCTTCGGCGTGCCGGTCACGAGCTTCAGCCACCACCTGACCGGCAGCAAGCCGCTGCCGACCGGGCGCTGGGTGCACCTGGCGGGGACCTTCGACGGGCAGACGATCAGGGTCTATATGGACGGCGAGGCGTGCGGCGCGATGGACCGCCCCGGCCCGGCCAAGCCCAACACGCTCCCCCTGTGCCTGGGCAGCTACGAGGCCGGGCACCGGGCCTGCTTCACGGGCCTGCTGGATGAAGTGAAGCTATGGGACCGGGCGCTGACGGCGGAGGAGATCAGCGACAGGGCATCGGCAGGCCCGCAGTAATGCACCCTCCCGGCCCCGCCTCACCACCCCATCTTCAGCGGCTTCGGTGGCGGCTCCTGCCACTGCTCGCCCGGCAGGTAGTAGCCCAGCGCCTTCAGCAGCGGCACATACGGCAGGTAGGGCACAACCACCTTCCCCACGCGCCGTCCCAGACCCAGGAACCCGAGCCGCAGCCGGTACGGCAATACCTGGCGCTTGGGCACCAGCACGATCCCCTGCGGCACGCCGGTCCAGTGCCAGTCCCACGTCCACGCCATGAGCTGCGCCCAGGGCAGCTCCCACTGCGGCCGCCCGAGCAGTTCCAGCCGGATGCTCTTGGGCGACAGCACGACCTCGGTCTGCGTCCACACCAGAGCCAGCACCCAGACGCACGTGAACCCGACGGCCAGCACGGTGTTGTAGACCATCAGGTTCATCCCGAAGGCGCCGAAGTGCACGCGGAAGGCGGCGTCGAGGGCGCCCTGCAGGACCAGCGTGCCCCAGAAGAACGCCGTGGGCAGGCCGATCTCAATCAGCGCCCGAGGCTCCAGGATGCGGAAGCGTTGTTCGTTCATGGCCGGTGAGTGGCGGGGTCCGTGTGGTGCTGCGCCCAATGCCCCGCCCTGGTCCGCCGCAGGGCATTTCGCCGCCGGTCAGTCGGCCCCTCTGCCTGCCGGGCCAAAGAAAACGGCGCCCCGTTGCCGAGGCGCCGTCTGGTATCACAGCGGTGATGGGCAGTTAGTTGCCGCTGATGCTGTACTCGCAGTTCCCGGTGGCGCACTTGATGTTGTTGATCTTGTTCCACTTGGAGTGGCCATCGCAGTACACGAAGTTGCTGCCGTCGTTGTGGCGGTACAGCGCCGGGTAGGCGGCCTTCGTGAACTCGCTGTTCACACCATGGACATCCGCGCCGTCGGTATTGGAGACGGACTGGCTGCCTTCAGTCTCCATCAGCAGCACACACTGCGCGGGGTACTGGATGGAACCCAGCGACTGAGCGGCCGGCGGCTCGCACGTGGAGCCGGCATTGGCCCAGTGCACTTCATTCATGCCGTAGCCAGAGTTGTAGCCATAGTCCGGGACGCTGCCGAACGGGCTGGAGAGCTTCTTGCTGGGGCACTGGAAGATCTGGGCATTCTTGCAGTACGCCAGGACCGAGCCGCGCCAGGTGTAGTCTACGCCCGAGGTGCCGTCGCCGCTGGCGTCAGCGTCAACCCAGCTCTGGGGCAGCGACTCGTCGTAGTCCTGCGCGTACGACATGAGTGCTAGGCCGACCTGCTTGCCGTTGGCCAGACAACTGCTTTGCCGCGCCTTCTCCCGGGCCTTCGCGAACACCGGGAAGAGGATGGCTGCCAGGATAGCGATGATGGCTATGACCACCAGCAGCTCGATGAGTGTGAAACCGGTCCGTCGCATTGGGTATGCCTCCCTGGACGCCTCCGTGTCCAGCCCTGCGGGGCTGGTATGGGAGCGTTAACACGCCCCATGGCGCAGCGTATTCGGCGGGAATATGAGGGGTTCCTGCAACGTCATAAGGATTTACTCAAGTTTTTTCGCAGCCCCGGTTACTTCCGGTCCTGCTCCACCTGCTGCGCCCCGGCCGTGTCCGGCGCGGCGGTCTGCGCCTGCAGGAAAGCGTCGTTCTGGGGCAGCGACAGCGTGTAGCGCGGCGTCGGGTCCAGCCACAGCGTGCCCCGCGTCAGCTTGCACTCCAGCAGGTGCCCCCCGCCGGTCCGCGCCTCGTTCAGGAAGTGCCAGTGGAAGCCGGGCATGTTGGACCCGGCCACGTAGTACGGGCAGTACAGCCCCACCAGGCTCCCCTTCACCTCGCGGAACTCGAAGGTCGGCTGCTTGGCTGCCACGTCCAGCAGCTTCGGATAGGGCTTGTGCTGGCGCGGCACGCTCCGGGTCTTCACGTACGCGAACTCCCCGTCCAGCCGCAGCACGCAGAAGAGGTTCCGGCTCGGCAGCTTTCCCAGGGCCAGGGCCGCGAGCCCCTTGAGGTCCAGAGGCTGATCCAGCCGCACCTCACTGTCACGGTCGAGATACGTGACTGCCGCGAAGGGGCTGCCCATGTGGCTCGTGGCCCGGTGCACCGACCCGTCGGCCCGCACCTGGTAGACCCTTCCGTCGAGCACAACCATCTCCCCGTCCACTGCCTCGAAGCAACCCAGGCCGGTGTCGCCATGCTGGCGCAGCTCGCCCACACTGATGGCGCGGTCGAACACGCCCGCCAGCAGCGCGTCGAGGGTCGAGACCTGGAAGAGCGTCTCGCGGTCCTGGGCCAGCGCCATCGAGCCCGCCAGCAGGAGCGTCACCAAGGCCAGTCGTACGGTCCGCATCGCATCTGTCTCCTTGTTGCCTACTATCCATTATCTGCTATGTACTCTCTGCTATCTGCTATCTACTGCCGTTCACGCCCATTGCTCCGCCTTCGCGATGGCCAGCTTCGCCCACTCGTGCAGCCGCCGTGGGTGGCCACCGAGGGTCTGCAACTCCCGCAGCACGATCTGGTAGTAGTGGCCCTGCAGCTTGCGCAGGCCCTCGTCCAGGTGCTGTTCGACCCTGTCCAGGGTGTCCGGCAACGTCACCTCGGCGGCCGCCTGCCGCCACATGATGCAGTACTTCTGGCCGCAGGCGGCGACGACCTGGTCCAGGTCGGTCCAGGCCGAGCACACGAAAATGCGCAGGTTGGGGATCGAGAGCACGCCCTGTATCTTGGTGGTCAGGTCCTCGCAGCAGCCGTAGTGGACCAGGCCGAACTGCTGGAAGATGGGCTTCTGGTAGCTCAGCAGGAACTCCTCCCACTGCCGGGGCGAGACCTCATCGAACTCCTGGCTGTTGCCATCGGCCCACAGGTTGTGCAGGCGCACCTGCCCCGGCGGCGGGGCGCCGTTGATCGGGTCCGAGCAGTGCATCCCACCGGTGTTGTTGGGGGTCAGCAACCCGCTCTCCTCAACGCTGCGCAGGTCCCGCAGGCACGCCTCGAGGACCTTAGCCATCAGCCGGTGGATCAGGTGGGGCTGGACATACAGGTCCAGCATCATCCCGCCCAGCCCGCGGAGCTGGTCCAGGTACGCCCCCAGCGTCTGGTGCAGGTGCGGCCCGCAGGTCCGGCGCACCGGCAGGATGTCGCCGAGCACCTCGTCCGCGCGCGATAGCGCCTCCTCGGTGCGGGCGGGGTTGTAGGTGAACGTGGGCAGCGTGACGCGCTCGAAATCCTCGGGCGTCTTCAGCGGCGGCTCGTAACGCCAGCCGCCCAGGTCGGTGCTGTCCACGAGCACCTGGGTGCGCAGCCCCCACGTGTACTGACTGTCACAGTCGAAGACCGCGGGCACGTCCCACCAGCCCTCGAAGACGTGGTCATCGCCAATGTCATGTTTGACCAGGTCCATGCGCAGGCGCCGCTCCATGCCGCGCAGGAACGGGTTCTCACACTGGAAGTCCGCCTCGGGCAGCAGCTCCGGCCAGCACCCGGCCGGCCGCAGCCACACCGGCGCCCGGTCCGGCCGCCGCAGGCCGTTGACATCACGCCACCGCCGGCGCCGCTGCTCGTACTCGGGGCTGGCGGCGAGTTCCGCCACCCGCCGGGCCAATTCCCGCACGTGCTCGCGCTCTGTGTCTATCGAGGGCATGGCATTCTCCTACCAGCGATGGCCGTGCCGTTGGAGCGCGGCTCTCCAGAGCCGCACAGGCCGTTCCGCCCCGCAGGCCACAATGCCCTTGCGTCCTGCGGAGCGTCGTACTATACTTGCCGCAGGTTCGTTCGACCTCCGGCGGCACAAGTCCTGTCCGCCGGCACAACCGGGTGTGGTGGCGGTGTGGTGGACTATGGGTTCATCCCTCACGGGCTGCGGCTGGAGAGCCGCGGCTACCGCGGAGAGCGCACGAGGGTCGCGAAGCATTTCGTGACCCTTTTTGGCTTGTGGACGACGGGGTGCTGGCGCGTGCTCAACAGGGGTCCTGCCCCTTTGCGGCATCATCAGAGAGCAGGGAGGACGGGTCATGAGAAAGCTGTGGGTCATGCTGCTAGTCGGAACGCTGCTGCTGTCGTTCGCGGCCGGCGCGTGGGCAGCGCCAACGGTCGAGGACCTGAGCAACCAGGTCAAACAGCTCCAGGACGCGCTCAAGCAAGCCCTGGACCGCATCCAGAAGCTCGAGGCCCAGAAGGCGGCCCCGCCGCCAGTACAGCCCGCCGCACAGCCCGCCGCCGCGCCACCGTCACGCTGGTATGACAAGATCACCGTCAGCGGCTACACCCATGCGCGCTACGAGGACCGCCGCATGACCATGCCGGCCGCCTCGCCGCCGGCGGCCTTCAACCCTGACAGCGCCACTCGTGCCCGCGATGAGTTCCTCATCCGCCGCATGTATCTGAACTTCATCTCCAAGCCCAATGACCGCACCACCGCGGTCGTCTCCCTGCGGCGCCTGGGCACCAAGGATCAGAACATTGATCTCGAGGCCCTGTTCGTCAACTACGTGCTCAGCGATCTGTGGAGCGTGGAGTTCGGGCGCGTCTACAACAGGTTCGGCTGGGATGCGTTCGAGAGCAGCTCCAAGCGCTTGCCCTTCGACCGCTTCCCCGGCGTCGAGGGCTACGGCGCCGCCGGCTTGCGCGGCCTGTACTGCAACGGCCCCACCGACCAGGGCGTCTACTTCATCCGCAAGTCCGCGGGCGACTGGGAACCGACCGCGTACTTCGGCCTCGTCAACGGCAACTTCATCAGCCCCGACAACAACGCCAACAAGACTGTCAGCCTCGACCTCAAGTGGCGCCGGGACGTCGTGGACTTCGGGGTCAGCTACATCGGCGGCGAGTTCACCGAGACCGTGGGCACTTCCCCGATGACCACCGACCGCGAGATGTTCGGCTTCTTCGTGCACACCGACCCCAGCCCCTGGAGCCTCCAGGGCGAGTGGATCATCGGGCGCCTGTTCGGCCAGGAAGTCACCGGCTTCTATGGCCAGATCGCCCGCAAGGTCGGCCAGGGCACGCCGTACATCCGGTTCGAGCAGTACAACCCCAGCAAGGACATCTTCGGGGATCTGTACAATGCCTGGAAGTTCGGCTATGCCTACCAGATGGACAAGAACAACGAGCTGACCCTCGAGTACCTGTACGCCGAGCGCGACACCGTGGACGTCGGCCAGTTTGGCCTGCAGTGGCAGTTCAGCCTGTAGGCCGGCGCACCACCTGAAGCAGCCAAGACGGGACAGGCCACGCGGCCTGTCCCGTCTCTTTCTCTACTCCGTTCGTGGACTCTCAGTACCCCAGGCTGCGCAGGTAGTCCCGGTTCTTGCGGGCCGCCTCTTCCATCGGCACTGTCGCCCGGTCCAGCTCCACCGACACCCACCCGTCGTACCCGATCTCCTCCAGCGCCGTCAGCACGCCGGGTACGTCGAGCCCCATGTTGCCATCCCCCAGCTCCTTGAACCAGCCCGCCTCGCCGAACTTGCTCCCCGGCCAGTGCCACGTCGGCGGGTCCACGGCCCAGAAGTCCTTGAGGTGCACATGGCCGATGCGGTCCCGGTGCGCCCACAGCGTCGCCAGCGCGTCCGAGCCCGCGCATGTCAGGTGGCCCGTGTCCAGCAGCAGCTCCAGCCCCGGCGCCGCGGCCAGCAGCCGGTCGGCATCCTCCTTGGTCTCAATGAACGTGCCGATGTGCGCGTGATGGAAGGGCTTCATGTGATGCTGCTGGCACAGGGCGATGATGTCGGCCAGACCCGCGGCCGCCGCGGCGAAATCGGCGTCGCTCGGCGTGGGGGACTGCTTCCGCGCGGCCGGGACTTCCACCGCGCTGTTGCCCAGGGTCGCGTTGAACCGCACCTTGTCCTCGGGCGTCGGCCCGCCCACATTGATCAGGTGCAGTCCCCGCTGCGCCGCCAACGTGGCGGTCTGCACCAGTTCCTCGGCCGTCTGCGGGCCGAAGCCCTCGCAGCCCTCGTAGCCCGCCGCAGCGACGTTGTCCAGCACCCACTCCGGCTCTTGCTTCTCCCGGCCGGCATACTGGATGAGATGACAGGCGATTCTGAATGGCGCCATCGGCATTGTCTCCCTCGTCGTGATTGGACTGTGCGTCTGCTCGTGCTGCTTCGCCTACTTCTTCGGCCCGTACACCCCTAAGGTATACAATGAATACCCGTACTGCGTTCCCCGCTTGCGGCCTG from bacterium includes:
- a CDS encoding DUF1559 domain-containing protein; amino-acid sequence: MRRTGFTLIELLVVIAIIAILAAILFPVFAKAREKARQSSCLANGKQVGLALMSYAQDYDESLPQSWVDADASGDGTSGVDYTWRGSVLAYCKNAQIFQCPSKKLSSPFGSVPDYGYNSGYGMNEVHWANAGSTCEPPAAQSLGSIQYPAQCVLLMETEGSQSVSNTDGADVHGVNSEFTKAAYPALYRHNDGSNFVYCDGHSKWNKINNIKCATGNCEYSISGN
- the budA gene encoding acetolactate decarboxylase, with the protein product MRTVRLALVTLLLAGSMALAQDRETLFQVSTLDALLAGVFDRAISVGELRQHGDTGLGCFEAVDGEMVVLDGRVYQVRADGSVHRATSHMGSPFAAVTYLDRDSEVRLDQPLDLKGLAALALGKLPSRNLFCVLRLDGEFAYVKTRSVPRQHKPYPKLLDVAAKQPTFEFREVKGSLVGLYCPYYVAGSNMPGFHWHFLNEARTGGGHLLECKLTRGTLWLDPTPRYTLSLPQNDAFLQAQTAAPDTAGAQQVEQDRK
- a CDS encoding OprO/OprP family phosphate-selective porin encodes the protein MRKLWVMLLVGTLLLSFAAGAWAAPTVEDLSNQVKQLQDALKQALDRIQKLEAQKAAPPPVQPAAQPAAAPPSRWYDKITVSGYTHARYEDRRMTMPAASPPAAFNPDSATRARDEFLIRRMYLNFISKPNDRTTAVVSLRRLGTKDQNIDLEALFVNYVLSDLWSVEFGRVYNRFGWDAFESSSKRLPFDRFPGVEGYGAAGLRGLYCNGPTDQGVYFIRKSAGDWEPTAYFGLVNGNFISPDNNANKTVSLDLKWRRDVVDFGVSYIGGEFTETVGTSPMTTDREMFGFFVHTDPSPWSLQGEWIIGRLFGQEVTGFYGQIARKVGQGTPYIRFEQYNPSKDIFGDLYNAWKFGYAYQMDKNNELTLEYLYAERDTVDVGQFGLQWQFSL
- a CDS encoding TIM barrel protein; its protein translation is MAPFRIACHLIQYAGREKQEPEWVLDNVAAAGYEGCEGFGPQTAEELVQTATLAAQRGLHLINVGGPTPEDKVRFNATLGNSAVEVPAARKQSPTPSDADFAAAAAGLADIIALCQQHHMKPFHHAHIGTFIETKEDADRLLAAAPGLELLLDTGHLTCAGSDALATLWAHRDRIGHVHLKDFWAVDPPTWHWPGSKFGEAGWFKELGDGNMGLDVPGVLTALEEIGYDGWVSVELDRATVPMEEAARKNRDYLRSLGY